A DNA window from Acidobacteriota bacterium contains the following coding sequences:
- a CDS encoding sodium-translocating pyrophosphatase, whose protein sequence is MTAAPEPATGTAVPAAETGTAPCCQGGATPPATTATSAGTPHEAEPFKPFRLFTDPKYSSLERICLLSVLAIAILGLLYALMLVGQVYRADTGTKKMQDIAAAVREGANAYLYAQFKKIGPLIIVITLLLFFTFTGHEQAFRWGRAVAFLMGALFSWCVGFVGMRLATQGNLRVAAAARHSYGEALQLGYRTGTITGMLTDGLGLLGGTLIFLVFGAQAYEALLGFGFGGTLLALFMRVGGGIYTKAADVGADLVGKIEKDIPEDDPRNAATIADNVGDNVGDCAGMAADIFESYEVTIVAAMILGMASFGHKGVIFPLLVRGIGVLGSIISTYTVKAGAKDTSDTALKSVHRGFWIGSAISVLGFVVLGWKYLVFDAAYVKENAMSAAGFPGWVVGGVPISDHLSGVWYNLGVPGVDWRPAITCFIGVILAIALNKVTSYYTHTSHPPVKSLAKSCRTGHATNIIQGFAVGYESTVVAIAVIAVAVFLSVLCYAGTGPIFVAYGVAMTGIGMLTLTGNTISMDVFGPVADNANGIGEMGYDKAEMDAKEPGSYKRARQVLADLDAVGNTTKAETKGIAIGSAVIAAVSLFSSFIAVIAVGSEEKITEMTMSQYNNVAGLLSVASPKIFIGLLIGGAVPFLFSSMLIRAVGRAAYYIVQECRVQFRDPEIWQGSKKPDYGKVVNICTLTAQKELVGPGLLAIVVPLLVGFLLGPFALGGFLAGMILSGQLLAVFMANAGGAWDNAKKMIEDGIYGGKGSEAHKAAVTGDTVGDPLKDTAGPAINPLIKVMNMVSLLTLGLVLQFNISGDNDILSQLIPGFKAGAPIVGIMVAAIGIVLVAWAVYQSKRESGEFEESEPEAPQK, encoded by the coding sequence GTGACGGCCGCTCCCGAACCGGCAACCGGGACCGCCGTCCCCGCGGCCGAGACCGGGACCGCCCCCTGTTGCCAGGGAGGGGCGACCCCGCCCGCCACCACCGCCACGTCCGCGGGAACACCGCACGAAGCCGAGCCTTTCAAGCCGTTCCGGCTCTTCACGGACCCCAAGTACTCTTCACTGGAGCGGATCTGCCTGCTGTCGGTCCTGGCGATCGCGATCCTGGGCCTGCTCTACGCCCTGATGCTCGTCGGCCAGGTCTACCGTGCCGACACGGGGACCAAGAAGATGCAGGACATCGCCGCGGCCGTCCGGGAAGGCGCCAACGCCTACCTGTACGCCCAGTTCAAGAAGATCGGCCCCCTGATCATCGTGATCACCCTGCTTTTGTTCTTCACCTTCACGGGCCATGAGCAGGCTTTCCGCTGGGGCCGCGCCGTCGCCTTCCTCATGGGCGCCCTCTTCAGCTGGTGCGTGGGCTTCGTCGGGATGCGCCTGGCGACCCAGGGGAACCTGCGCGTGGCGGCTGCCGCCCGGCACTCCTACGGCGAGGCGCTGCAACTCGGTTACCGCACCGGCACCATCACCGGCATGCTGACGGACGGGCTCGGCCTGCTCGGCGGCACCCTGATCTTCCTGGTGTTCGGCGCCCAGGCCTACGAGGCCCTGCTGGGCTTCGGCTTCGGCGGCACGCTGCTGGCGCTGTTCATGCGCGTGGGCGGCGGCATCTACACCAAGGCCGCCGACGTCGGCGCCGACCTGGTGGGCAAGATCGAGAAGGACATCCCCGAGGACGACCCGCGCAACGCCGCCACCATCGCCGACAACGTGGGCGACAACGTGGGCGATTGCGCCGGGATGGCCGCGGACATCTTCGAGAGCTACGAGGTCACCATCGTGGCCGCCATGATCCTCGGCATGGCCTCCTTCGGCCACAAGGGGGTCATCTTCCCGCTGCTGGTGCGCGGCATCGGCGTGCTGGGGTCCATCATCAGCACCTACACCGTCAAGGCCGGTGCCAAGGACACCTCGGACACGGCCCTCAAGAGCGTTCACCGCGGCTTCTGGATCGGGTCCGCCATCAGCGTCCTGGGCTTCGTCGTTCTCGGCTGGAAATACCTGGTCTTCGACGCCGCCTACGTCAAGGAGAACGCCATGTCCGCCGCCGGGTTCCCCGGCTGGGTGGTCGGTGGCGTCCCGATCTCCGACCATCTGAGCGGCGTCTGGTACAACCTCGGCGTCCCCGGCGTGGACTGGCGCCCCGCCATCACCTGCTTCATCGGCGTCATCCTGGCCATCGCGCTCAACAAGGTCACCAGCTACTACACCCACACCAGCCACCCCCCCGTCAAGAGCCTGGCCAAGTCCTGCCGCACGGGGCACGCCACCAACATCATCCAGGGCTTCGCCGTGGGTTACGAGAGCACCGTGGTGGCCATCGCCGTCATCGCCGTGGCCGTGTTCCTGTCCGTCCTCTGCTACGCCGGCACGGGCCCCATCTTCGTGGCCTACGGCGTGGCCATGACCGGCATCGGCATGCTGACGCTCACCGGCAACACCATCTCCATGGACGTCTTCGGCCCGGTGGCCGACAACGCCAACGGCATCGGCGAGATGGGCTACGACAAGGCGGAAATGGACGCCAAGGAGCCCGGGTCCTACAAGCGGGCGAGGCAGGTCCTGGCCGATCTCGACGCCGTGGGGAACACCACGAAGGCGGAGACCAAGGGCATCGCCATCGGCTCCGCCGTCATCGCCGCCGTCTCCCTTTTCTCCAGCTTCATCGCGGTCATCGCGGTCGGCAGCGAGGAGAAGATCACGGAGATGACCATGTCCCAGTACAACAACGTGGCGGGCCTCCTCTCCGTCGCTTCGCCCAAGATCTTCATCGGCCTCCTCATCGGCGGGGCCGTTCCCTTCCTCTTCTCCAGCATGCTCATCCGCGCCGTGGGGCGCGCGGCTTACTACATCGTCCAGGAGTGCCGCGTCCAGTTCCGCGACCCCGAGATCTGGCAGGGCAGCAAGAAACCCGACTACGGGAAGGTGGTGAACATCTGCACCCTGACCGCCCAGAAGGAACTGGTGGGCCCCGGCCTCCTGGCCATCGTGGTCCCGCTCCTGGTCGGCTTCCTCCTCGGCCCCTTCGCCCTCGGCGGCTTCCTGGCGGGCATGATCCTGTCGGGCCAGCTCCTGGCGGTCTTCATGGCCAACGCGGGCGGCGCGTGGGACAACGCCAAGAAGATGATCGAGGACGGCATCTACGGCGGCAAGGGCTCCGAGGCCCACAAGGCGGCCGTCACCGGCGACACCGTGGGCGACCCGCTCAAGGACACCGCCGGCCCGGCCATCAACCCCCTCATCAAGGTCATGAACATGGTCAGCCTCCTGACCCTCGGCCTGGTGCTCCAGTTCAACATCTCCGGCGACAACGACATCCTCTCCCAGCTGATCCCCGGCTTCAAGGCCGGCGCCCCCATCGTGGGCATCATGGTGGCCGCCATCGGCATCGTCCTGGTGGCGTGGGCCGTCTACCAGAGCAAGCGCGAGAGCGGGGAGTTCGAGGAATCCGAGCCGGAAGCGCCCCAGAAGTGA